The Nocardioides pantholopis genome window below encodes:
- a CDS encoding ATP-binding protein, producing the protein MTTTSAPAGSREVRKAYRDTQDVVIGGVAAGLARHLGVQVLWVRAAFVLTSVLGLLGVVMYAALWMVLPAEAHFETQAPGLESATRSGRRPGRRRRLLDVGPSIALAALGLGVLLMVEAALGRGAILWPLFIGVLGLALLWRQADEAQRERWRDTTDRIDPFSIIFGSGGWPAIARIVTGVLLVLSAALIVGFDGRSLSDARGVLAGAVLVLVGVGVVAGPWIHRLASDLSAEREERVRTQERADVAAHLHDSVLQTLALIQKNADDAATVARLARSQERDLRAWLYSGESTDQSTIASALRGAAAEVEDAHGISVDVVTVGDAPVEESLRPLLAATREALTNVAKHAGTGRADLYAEVVDAQVDVFVRDRGRGFDPDAVPPDRYGVRRSIVDRMERHGGTAQIRSTPGEGTEVHLHQPRPHHQEPRGDDDE; encoded by the coding sequence ATGACCACCACCAGCGCCCCCGCCGGCTCCCGCGAGGTCCGCAAGGCCTACCGCGACACCCAGGACGTGGTCATCGGCGGCGTGGCCGCGGGACTGGCCCGGCACCTGGGAGTGCAGGTGCTGTGGGTGCGCGCCGCGTTCGTGCTCACCTCGGTGCTCGGCCTGCTGGGCGTGGTGATGTACGCCGCCCTGTGGATGGTGCTGCCCGCCGAGGCCCACTTCGAGACCCAGGCGCCGGGCCTGGAGAGCGCGACCCGGTCCGGGCGCCGTCCCGGCCGGCGCCGGCGCCTGCTGGACGTCGGGCCCTCGATCGCGCTGGCCGCGCTGGGCCTGGGCGTGCTGCTGATGGTCGAGGCCGCGCTGGGCCGGGGGGCGATCCTGTGGCCGCTGTTCATCGGCGTCCTCGGGCTGGCCCTGCTCTGGCGGCAGGCCGACGAGGCCCAGCGTGAGCGTTGGCGCGACACCACCGACCGCATCGACCCGTTCAGCATCATCTTCGGCAGCGGCGGCTGGCCAGCGATCGCCCGGATCGTCACCGGCGTGCTGCTCGTGCTCTCCGCGGCCCTGATCGTGGGCTTCGACGGTCGCTCGCTCAGCGACGCCCGCGGGGTCCTGGCCGGAGCGGTGCTGGTGCTCGTCGGCGTCGGGGTCGTGGCTGGTCCGTGGATCCACCGGCTGGCCAGCGACCTCTCGGCGGAGCGCGAGGAGCGGGTCCGCACCCAGGAGCGCGCCGACGTCGCCGCCCACCTGCACGACTCGGTCCTCCAGACGCTGGCGCTGATCCAGAAGAACGCCGACGACGCTGCCACGGTGGCGCGGCTGGCCCGCTCCCAGGAGCGCGACCTGCGGGCTTGGCTCTATTCGGGGGAGTCGACCGACCAGAGCACGATCGCGAGCGCCCTGCGCGGCGCGGCGGCGGAGGTCGAGGACGCCCACGGCATCTCGGTGGACGTGGTCACGGTCGGCGACGCTCCCGTCGAGGAGTCCCTGCGCCCGCTGCTCGCCGCGACCCGGGAGGCCCTGACCAACGTCGCCAAGCACGCCGGCACCGGTCGCGCCGACCTGTACGCCGAGGTCGTCGACGCGCAGGTGGACGTCTTCGTGCGCGACCGCGGCCGGGGGTTCGACCCCGACGCCGTGCCGCCGGACCGCTACGGCGTACGCCGCAGCATCGTGGACCGCATGGAGCGCCACGGCGGGACCGCGCAGATCCGCTCGACCCCGGGCGAGGGCACCGAGGTGCACCTGCACCAGCCCCGCCCGCACCACCAGGAACCACGAGGAGACGACGATGAGTGA
- a CDS encoding LuxR C-terminal-related transcriptional regulator, with protein sequence MSEPDAPVRVVVVDDHAMFRRGVRAELEAAGAGVVEVVAEAADVDEAVAAVAQHRPDVVLLDVHLPGGGGVEVMRRDSAPGTCYLALSVSDAAEDVIGTIRGGARGYVTKTITGPELVSAIRRVADGDAVFSPRLAGFVLDAFAGSIEVAAVDEDLDRLTEREREVMRLIARGYAYKEVAKELFISIKTVETHMSNVLRKLQLSSRHELTRWASDRRLL encoded by the coding sequence ATGAGTGAGCCCGACGCCCCGGTGCGGGTGGTGGTGGTCGATGACCACGCGATGTTCCGCCGCGGGGTGCGCGCGGAGCTGGAGGCCGCCGGTGCCGGCGTCGTGGAGGTCGTCGCGGAGGCCGCGGACGTCGACGAGGCGGTCGCCGCGGTCGCCCAGCACCGGCCCGACGTGGTCCTGCTCGACGTACACCTGCCCGGGGGCGGGGGCGTGGAGGTGATGCGGCGCGACTCCGCCCCCGGGACCTGCTACCTGGCGCTGAGCGTCTCCGACGCCGCCGAGGACGTCATCGGCACCATCCGCGGCGGCGCCCGCGGCTACGTCACCAAGACGATCACCGGACCGGAGCTGGTCTCCGCGATCCGGCGGGTCGCCGACGGCGACGCCGTGTTCTCGCCCCGGCTGGCGGGCTTCGTCCTGGACGCGTTCGCCGGCTCCATCGAGGTCGCGGCCGTCGACGAGGACCTGGACCGGCTGACCGAGCGGGAGCGGGAGGTGATGCGGCTGATCGCCCGTGGCTACGCCTACAAGGAGGTCGCCAAGGAGCTGTTCATCTCGATCAAGACCGTCGAGACCCACATGTCGAACGTGCTGCGCAAGCTCCAGCTCTCCTCCCGGCACGAGCTGACCCGCTGGGCCTCGGACCGCCGACTGCTCTAG